One region of Sus scrofa isolate TJ Tabasco breed Duroc chromosome 3, Sscrofa11.1, whole genome shotgun sequence genomic DNA includes:
- the BICDL2 gene encoding BICD family-like cargo adapter 2 isoform X1 produces MSSPEGPSFPSGLLSGGASPSGDEGFFPFVLERRDSFLGGGPGPEEPEDLALQLQEKEKDLLLAAELGKMLLEQNEELQRQMEMLSAQHSEREERLQQENHELRRGLAAQGAEWEARAVELEGDVEALRAQLGEQRSEQQDSGRERVRALTELSEQNLRLSQQLAQASQTEQELQRELDGLRGQCQAQALAGAELRTRLESLQGENQMLQGRRQDLESQIRGLREEVEKGQGRLQATHEELLLLRRERREHSLELERARSEAGEALSALRRLQRRVSELEEESRLQDADISGASLQLELAHSLDSDHDQDQNTDRCRDTLASSLSTSSQQTTLSLETQEASSHQPSPQKENLEPPRKQASLSRGEMLEEKEAEVVRLQDEIELQRTELQSLRDELQRQKELWAQEDPQEALSGALSDREEAVNKALELSLELSRVSLERDSLSRELLRTIRQKVALTQELEAWQDDMQVVIGHQLRSQRQKELTAAGSVPRPSRPRFSLRLGPGPAGSFLSNLFRRT; encoded by the exons ATGAGCTCCCCAGAAGGGCCGAGCTTCCCGTCGGGGCTGCTCTCAGGGGGCGCCTCCCCCAGCGGTGATGAGGGCTTCTTCCCCTTCGTGCTGGAGCGGCGGGACTCATTCCTAGGAGGTGGCCCAGGGCCTGAGGAGCCTGAGGAcctggccctgcagctgcaggagaaggagaaagacctGCTGTTGGCCGCAGAACTTGGGAAGATGCTTCTGGAGCAGAACGAGGAGCTGCAGCGGCAGATGGAGATGCTGAGCGCCCAGCACTCTGAGCGTGAGGAA CGGCTGCAGCAGGAGAACCATGAGCTCCGCCGGGGCCTGGCTGCACAGGGAGCTGAGTGGGAGGCCAGGGCCGTGGAGCTGGAGGGGGACGTGGAGGCCCTCCGGGCCCAGCTGGGAGAGCAGCGATCAGAGCAGCAGGACAGCGGCCGTGAGCGGGTGCGGGCTCTCACTGAACTCAGCGAACAGAACCTCCGGCTCAGCCAGCAGCTGGCCCAG gcctcCCAGACCGAGCAGGAGCTTCAGAGGGAACTGGATGGCCTTCGGGGGCAGTGCCAGGCTCAGGCCCTGGCTGGGGCAGAGCTGAGGACGCGGCTGGAGAGTCTGCAGGGGGAG AATCAGATGCTGCAGGGCCGCCGACAGGACCTGGAGAGCCAGATTCGAGGCCTGCgtgaggaggtggagaagggCCAGGGCAGACTACAGGCAACCCACGAGGAGCTGCTGCTGTTACGGCGCGAGAGGCGGGAGCACAGTCTGGAG CTGGAACGCGCGCGCTCCGAGGCCGGGGAGGCACTGAGCGCGCTGCGGAGGCTGCAGCGGCGCGTCTCAGAACTGGAGGAGGAGTCGCGCCTCCAGGATGCAGACATCTCGGGAGCCTCGCTGCAGCTGGAGCTTGCCCACAGCCTTGACAGCGACCACGACCAAGACCAGAACACGGACAGATGCAGAGATACTCTAGCGAGCTCTCTGTCCACCAGCTCACAACAG ACCACCCTGTCCCTGGAGACCCAAGAAGCAtccagccaccagccttcgccccAGAAAGAGAATTTAGAGCCTCCCAGGAAGCAAGCATCCCTGAGCCGAGGGGAGATGCTGGAAGAGAAGGAGGCGGAAGTAGTCCGGTTGCAGGATGAG ATTGAGCTGCAGCGGACAGAGCTACAGTCCCTGCGGGATGAGCTGCAAAGGCAGAAGGAACTGTGGGCGCAAGAGGACCCCCAGGAGGCCTTAAGCGGCGCTCTCTCGGACCGGGAGGAGGCTGTGAACAA GGCCCTGGAACTGTCCCTGGAACTCAGCCGCGTTTCTCTGGAGCGGGACTCCCTCTCCCGGGAGCTGCTTCGCACCATCCGCCAGAAGGTGGCGCTGACGCAAGAGCTGGAGGCCTGGCAG GACGACATGCAGGTGGTTATCGGACATCAGCTGCGCTCGCAACGCCAGAAAGAGCTGACGGCGGCCGGGTCCGTCCCGCGCCCCTCGCGGCCGCGCTTCTCACTgcgcctgggccctgggcccgcCGGCAGCTTTCTCAGCAACCTCTTCAGAAGGACCTGA
- the BICDL2 gene encoding BICD family-like cargo adapter 2 isoform X2: MGRGFNSARLRRHKRRLRPRVQKPRQQPERLQQENHELRRGLAAQGAEWEARAVELEGDVEALRAQLGEQRSEQQDSGRERVRALTELSEQNLRLSQQLAQASQTEQELQRELDGLRGQCQAQALAGAELRTRLESLQGENQMLQGRRQDLESQIRGLREEVEKGQGRLQATHEELLLLRRERREHSLELERARSEAGEALSALRRLQRRVSELEEESRLQDADISGASLQLELAHSLDSDHDQDQNTDRCRDTLASSLSTSSQQTTLSLETQEASSHQPSPQKENLEPPRKQASLSRGEMLEEKEAEVVRLQDEIELQRTELQSLRDELQRQKELWAQEDPQEALSGALSDREEAVNKALELSLELSRVSLERDSLSRELLRTIRQKVALTQELEAWQDDMQVVIGHQLRSQRQKELTAAGSVPRPSRPRFSLRLGPGPAGSFLSNLFRRT, encoded by the exons ATGGGCCGGGGCTTCAACTCTGCCAGACTCAGGCGCCACAAACGGCGCCTGCGACCTCGGGTCCAGAAGCCCAGGCAGCAGCCAGAG CGGCTGCAGCAGGAGAACCATGAGCTCCGCCGGGGCCTGGCTGCACAGGGAGCTGAGTGGGAGGCCAGGGCCGTGGAGCTGGAGGGGGACGTGGAGGCCCTCCGGGCCCAGCTGGGAGAGCAGCGATCAGAGCAGCAGGACAGCGGCCGTGAGCGGGTGCGGGCTCTCACTGAACTCAGCGAACAGAACCTCCGGCTCAGCCAGCAGCTGGCCCAG gcctcCCAGACCGAGCAGGAGCTTCAGAGGGAACTGGATGGCCTTCGGGGGCAGTGCCAGGCTCAGGCCCTGGCTGGGGCAGAGCTGAGGACGCGGCTGGAGAGTCTGCAGGGGGAG AATCAGATGCTGCAGGGCCGCCGACAGGACCTGGAGAGCCAGATTCGAGGCCTGCgtgaggaggtggagaagggCCAGGGCAGACTACAGGCAACCCACGAGGAGCTGCTGCTGTTACGGCGCGAGAGGCGGGAGCACAGTCTGGAG CTGGAACGCGCGCGCTCCGAGGCCGGGGAGGCACTGAGCGCGCTGCGGAGGCTGCAGCGGCGCGTCTCAGAACTGGAGGAGGAGTCGCGCCTCCAGGATGCAGACATCTCGGGAGCCTCGCTGCAGCTGGAGCTTGCCCACAGCCTTGACAGCGACCACGACCAAGACCAGAACACGGACAGATGCAGAGATACTCTAGCGAGCTCTCTGTCCACCAGCTCACAACAG ACCACCCTGTCCCTGGAGACCCAAGAAGCAtccagccaccagccttcgccccAGAAAGAGAATTTAGAGCCTCCCAGGAAGCAAGCATCCCTGAGCCGAGGGGAGATGCTGGAAGAGAAGGAGGCGGAAGTAGTCCGGTTGCAGGATGAG ATTGAGCTGCAGCGGACAGAGCTACAGTCCCTGCGGGATGAGCTGCAAAGGCAGAAGGAACTGTGGGCGCAAGAGGACCCCCAGGAGGCCTTAAGCGGCGCTCTCTCGGACCGGGAGGAGGCTGTGAACAA GGCCCTGGAACTGTCCCTGGAACTCAGCCGCGTTTCTCTGGAGCGGGACTCCCTCTCCCGGGAGCTGCTTCGCACCATCCGCCAGAAGGTGGCGCTGACGCAAGAGCTGGAGGCCTGGCAG GACGACATGCAGGTGGTTATCGGACATCAGCTGCGCTCGCAACGCCAGAAAGAGCTGACGGCGGCCGGGTCCGTCCCGCGCCCCTCGCGGCCGCGCTTCTCACTgcgcctgggccctgggcccgcCGGCAGCTTTCTCAGCAACCTCTTCAGAAGGACCTGA
- the THOC6 gene encoding THO complex subunit 6 homolog isoform X1, with the protein MEVFQALQRLHMTIFSQSVSPCGKFLAAGNNYGQIAIFSLSAALSSEAKEESKKPIVTFQAHDGPVYSMVSTDRHLLSAGDGEVKAWLWAEILKKGCKELWRRQPPYRTSLEVPEINALLLVPKENSLILAGGDCQLHTMDLETGAFTRALRGHTDYIHCLALRERSPEVLSGGEDGAVRLWDLRTAREVQTIEVYKHEECSRPHNGRWIGCLATDSDWMVCGGGPALTLWHLRSSTPTTIFPMRAPQKHVTFYQDLILSAGQGRCVNQWQLSGELKAQVPGSSPGLLSLSLNQQPAAPECKVLTAAGNSCRVDVFTNLGYRAFSLSF; encoded by the exons ATGGAAGTATTTCAGGCCCTGCAGCGGCTGCACATGACCATCTTCTCCCAGAGTGTCTCACCTTGTGGGAAGTTCCTGGCGGCTGGCAACAATTATGGGCAGATAGCCATCTTTAG cTTGTCTGCTGCTCTGAGCTCCGAGGCCAAAGAGGAAAGTAAGAAGCCCATTGTGACTTTCCAAG CCCATGATGGGCCTGTCTACAGCATGGTGTCCACTGATCGACATCTGCTCAGTGCCGGGGATGGGGAGGTGAAGGCCTGGCTTTGGGCGGAGATCCTTAAGAAG GGCTGTAAGGAGCTGTGGCGTCGTCAGCCCCCATACAG GACCAGCCTAGAAGTACCTGAGATCAATGCTTTACTTCTCGTCCCCAAG GAGAATTCCCTCATCCTGGCGGGTGGAGACTGTCAGCTGCACACGATGGACCTTGAGACGGGGGCCttcacc CGGGCCCTCCGCGGCCACACAGACTACATCCACTGCCTGGCGCTGAGGGAGAGGAGCCCCGAGGTGCTCTCTGGTGGCGAGGATGGGGCCGTACGGCTCTGGG ACCTCCGCACGGCCAGGGAGGTCCAGACGATCGAAGTCTACAAGCATGAG gagTGCTCGAGGCCCCACAATGGGCGCTGGATCGGATGTTTGGCAACTGACTCAGACTGGATG GTCTGTGGAGGTGGCCCGGCACTCACCCTCTGGCACCTTCGATCTTCCACACCCACCACCATCTTCCCCATGCGGGCACCGCAGAAGCACGTTACCTTCTACCAGGACCTG ATTCTGTCAGCTGGCCAGGGTCGCTGCGTCAACCAGTGGCAGCTGAGTGGGGAGCTCAAGGCTCAGGTGCCTGGCTCCTCCCCTGGGCTGCTGAGCCTCAGCCTCAACCAGCAACCAGCAGCCCCTGAGTGCAAG GTTCTGACAGCTGCAGGCAACAGCTGCAGGGTGGACGTTTTCACCAATCTGGGCTACCGAGCTTTCTCCCTGTCCTtctga
- the THOC6 gene encoding THO complex subunit 6 homolog, which translates to MDRAVPPAVPLGQMEVFQALQRLHMTIFSQSVSPCGKFLAAGNNYGQIAIFSLSAALSSEAKEESKKPIVTFQAHDGPVYSMVSTDRHLLSAGDGEVKAWLWAEILKKGCKELWRRQPPYRTSLEVPEINALLLVPKENSLILAGGDCQLHTMDLETGAFTRALRGHTDYIHCLALRERSPEVLSGGEDGAVRLWDLRTAREVQTIEVYKHEECSRPHNGRWIGCLATDSDWMVCGGGPALTLWHLRSSTPTTIFPMRAPQKHVTFYQDLILSAGQGRCVNQWQLSGELKAQVPGSSPGLLSLSLNQQPAAPECKVLTAAGNSCRVDVFTNLGYRAFSLSF; encoded by the exons ATGGACCGAGCGGTGCCGCCGGCGGTGCCTCTGGGTCAG ATGGAAGTATTTCAGGCCCTGCAGCGGCTGCACATGACCATCTTCTCCCAGAGTGTCTCACCTTGTGGGAAGTTCCTGGCGGCTGGCAACAATTATGGGCAGATAGCCATCTTTAG cTTGTCTGCTGCTCTGAGCTCCGAGGCCAAAGAGGAAAGTAAGAAGCCCATTGTGACTTTCCAAG CCCATGATGGGCCTGTCTACAGCATGGTGTCCACTGATCGACATCTGCTCAGTGCCGGGGATGGGGAGGTGAAGGCCTGGCTTTGGGCGGAGATCCTTAAGAAG GGCTGTAAGGAGCTGTGGCGTCGTCAGCCCCCATACAG GACCAGCCTAGAAGTACCTGAGATCAATGCTTTACTTCTCGTCCCCAAG GAGAATTCCCTCATCCTGGCGGGTGGAGACTGTCAGCTGCACACGATGGACCTTGAGACGGGGGCCttcacc CGGGCCCTCCGCGGCCACACAGACTACATCCACTGCCTGGCGCTGAGGGAGAGGAGCCCCGAGGTGCTCTCTGGTGGCGAGGATGGGGCCGTACGGCTCTGGG ACCTCCGCACGGCCAGGGAGGTCCAGACGATCGAAGTCTACAAGCATGAG gagTGCTCGAGGCCCCACAATGGGCGCTGGATCGGATGTTTGGCAACTGACTCAGACTGGATG GTCTGTGGAGGTGGCCCGGCACTCACCCTCTGGCACCTTCGATCTTCCACACCCACCACCATCTTCCCCATGCGGGCACCGCAGAAGCACGTTACCTTCTACCAGGACCTG ATTCTGTCAGCTGGCCAGGGTCGCTGCGTCAACCAGTGGCAGCTGAGTGGGGAGCTCAAGGCTCAGGTGCCTGGCTCCTCCCCTGGGCTGCTGAGCCTCAGCCTCAACCAGCAACCAGCAGCCCCTGAGTGCAAG GTTCTGACAGCTGCAGGCAACAGCTGCAGGGTGGACGTTTTCACCAATCTGGGCTACCGAGCTTTCTCCCTGTCCTtctga
- the HCFC1R1 gene encoding host cell factor C1 regulator 1 isoform X1: MILQQPLERGPQGRAQRDPRATSGVPRGLDASSPLRGAVPMSTKRRLEAEQEPLRKQFLSEENMATHFSQLSLHNDHPYCSPPMALSPALPPLRTSCPELLLWRYPGNLIPEALRLLRRGDTPTPHSPATSAVDIMEL, encoded by the exons ATGATCCTGCAGCAGCCCCTGGAGCGAGGCCCCCAGGGTCGGGCCCAGCGCGACCCGCGGGCCACCTCGGGAGTGCCCCGAGGCCTGGACGCGAG ctCCCCTCTCCGAGGAGCTGTGCCCATGAGCACCAAGCGGCGCCTGGAGGCGGAGCA GGAGCCCCTGCGCAAGCAGTTCCTGTCTGAGGAGAACATGGCCACCCATTTTTCTCAGCTGAGCTTGCACAATGACCACCCGTACTGCAGCCCCCCCATGgctctctccccagctctgcccccactCAG AACCTCTTGCCCCGAGCTGCTTCTCTGGCGCTACCCTGGGAACCTGATCCCCGAGGCACTCCGGCTGCTGAGGCGGggggacacccccaccccccactcccctgcAACCTCAGCCGTGGACATAATGGAGCTCTGA
- the HCFC1R1 gene encoding host cell factor C1 regulator 1 isoform X2, giving the protein MILQQPLERGPQGRAQRDPRATSGVPRGLDAREPLRKQFLSEENMATHFSQLSLHNDHPYCSPPMALSPALPPLRTSCPELLLWRYPGNLIPEALRLLRRGDTPTPHSPATSAVDIMEL; this is encoded by the exons ATGATCCTGCAGCAGCCCCTGGAGCGAGGCCCCCAGGGTCGGGCCCAGCGCGACCCGCGGGCCACCTCGGGAGTGCCCCGAGGCCTGGACGCGAG GGAGCCCCTGCGCAAGCAGTTCCTGTCTGAGGAGAACATGGCCACCCATTTTTCTCAGCTGAGCTTGCACAATGACCACCCGTACTGCAGCCCCCCCATGgctctctccccagctctgcccccactCAG AACCTCTTGCCCCGAGCTGCTTCTCTGGCGCTACCCTGGGAACCTGATCCCCGAGGCACTCCGGCTGCTGAGGCGGggggacacccccaccccccactcccctgcAACCTCAGCCGTGGACATAATGGAGCTCTGA